The segment TTGTTTCATGTTTGGGACTTTGGATGTTTCAAATTGTGTGCTTGAGCCTCGAATAGATCCGTGACCATTTAAAATGGATTTGAGATATAccaccaaaatctctaccaaaAGAAGAAAATCCTAGTCTAATATTTaaaggaaaattttcaaatttctcaaataGTTAATAGATAGATGTGGGAAAATTTTCTTGGCAGCCCAAAAAACAATTAAATAGACTGCTAGTTTGACAAAATAGATGACATTTTTCTGGCTCGCAAGGGAAGAGTACTAGTAGTGGATATAGTTCCAATAGTGGATAGGTTTTTGTTCACAAGTACTCACAATTTTGTCCACAAGTACTTCAATTTTGAGTTGATAGTTATTGGAACATCTATAAGTATGTATCGGGCcatactttgaaatgtgtactttttgacctttgtgggCATAACTGATCTTACaccatgcatcattactacccaaaacCCAACAtcttataagcagttaagtcgcatacaaagacCCCAAAAAATCTTACAgcatgcatcattactacccaaaacCCAACAtcttataagcagttaagtcgcatacaaagacCCCAAAAAATAATCGAAATCTGATATACGATTTCGCCAAATTAGCCATATCCAGTATGGTACTCTTCTATAAATGTAATCCTATTCTGCATTTACTTAAAACATTTTGGAAAAACCAAAGAAGCAAGGTACCTTAAATTCACAATCTGGAAGCAAGTACAGAAACACTTCGGATCCCAAGCTTCTCTGCAGCTTCTGGAAATGCGCCGAGTCTGAGACCCAAATAGACTTCCCCTTTCCACTTCCGTTTACCAAGCTCAACGGCCGCGTTAATGGCGGTACCTAGGGTTTCATCAGAACTCCCATGCGTCGAATCCACCAAACCCTTTCCGAGGGCTTCCTGTGCTCCGTACTTGAGGCCGCCGAGCATAACTTCCGTCAAATGACGCGAATCGACTTTGCTTCTGATAACAGACATGACCGACGGGGGAATAATTATCCCGACATCGACCTCGCTCATGTACAGAAACCCTCGGTCATTTCTCATGAACCTGTAGTCATGAGCCAGGGCGAAAATGAATCCAGCTGCGCAAGCGTGGCCACAGACGGCTGCAATTGACGGCAATTTTAAGCCCATGACGGCGGCCAAGAGCTCCACGAATTTGTCGCCGACGGCCCGGGTTCGAATCTCCTTGTCGTGCGACATCCATTCGAGATCGAGGCCGTTGGAAAAGTATTTGCCGTCATTTGTTACAATAATTGCAGAGGCCTGGTGAGCGTTCTGATTGACATAGGCAATTGCAGAAATAATGGAGTCCATGAATTCAGGGTTGAAGCGATGCTCTCCATCGCCTGTCATCCTCAGGATGAAGATATTCTTGTGCTTCTCCAAACTGCACATATTTTTTTTCTCTTAATTGTCTTCCCTCAGATTTTTTGTGCCTTGGTTCGAGATTCAAAACCCCTGCAAAATGCAAACGCAGGGTTTTGGTTGAGATTAATTTATCAGAAGCATGCTCAGGAATCTCCACCATTAATCTGCTTTGACCATAAAAATTgagtagtttttgttttttttttgcatcCAACGGTGGTTTGGCCTTCCCATCTTTTTGGaggtgtgaatttttttttttttttataaataaaaagcTTAATAAGCCAGAGACATTAATAAGGAAAATGGGAGCTTTGTGAGAATGTCTTATTCATACTTTTTaatcaatttattattattattacattggGGAGTCTTACGGAGATACAAAGGCTGACGTGTGTTTGAAATATATTTtaacttaattttttaaaatactttgaaagttagcaaatcatttttttatatatttttttaattatttgacatCACATTTACCTACTTATAATAAATTATGATCTAATACTAAGTTTTAAGaagttttactttattttattgaattaGTGTAAACATAATTTAAAGCATAACAAGTTTTGTAAAATATGATAAAAGAGATATAATCATAATTTATAGAGTAAATAAttacaataaattttaaaaatgaatagtaaattttaattataaaatgatcaattttacaCGTTCTAGTGTTGATGGGTGATATGACACATTCACCAACTCAAGTAAAGTATTCGGTGTACCTCactttttcttaaataatatcaaTATTTTAGAAGAAAATCAAATACTCTAAAGTTTTTATATTATTAGATCATTGTCCTCAAAGATCACCAAGTGATTGTGTGATATAGACCTTGGGGTAGTCAATCTTCATCCAAGAAATTGATTTCCATTCAAGAGAGGTGAGTCACACCTAGTGCTTTAGTGAAGATAAGTGTGCCACATCACCTATCAACAAATCAGAAGGAGGGTTGAATGAATCAAATGCTTGAATTGTTATGGGTTAATTTTCCATAACATTGAGGAAGCTCTCAATATTACAAAGTAGATATGTGCTTCTACTTATAATAATTgtaattgaatattaaattttaaggattcttctttaattttttaaataagtaTAATTCAATTTAAAGAGTATAGTGTTGCAAAACACAATAAGAGATATAATCATAATTCGAAAAGAAAACAATTCTTACATAAATGATTAACAATCTCCAATTAAAAAATTGATCAATCTCACATGTCTAATATTGATGGGTGATTTTGACACACTCATCAAGTAATGTGTTACATCTACCTCAGTTCTCTTGACGTGACATTAATCTCTTGGATGAAGAACTACTCCAAGGTTTATATCATTAGGTCATGGTCATGCGAGATAATTAAGTGGTAGTGTAATATAGACCTTGGGGTAGTTAAACTTCATCCAAGAGATTGATTTCCTTTCAATAGAGGTGAGGTACACCTAGTACTTTAATCGAGTTGATAAGAGTGTCATGTCAACTATCAACAAATTGGCACTAGGAGGGTCAAAAGAATCTAAATATATTGAATTGTTATGTGGTTGATTTTCACAAGCTAGATGTGCTAGATCTTGGGTGTGGTTTAGTTTCAATAGGTAGCCATTTTGATAAGATTCTCGGAATGCATACAAGTGGCTTCCTCTTTTTCTTCTCCATGTTGCAAAGAGTTCTTCAAGACATGTGAATATATATGTAAAGATTTGACAAGACAATGTATTAGATCTTCTATGAAGATGTTCTTTACCATTTATTTGTTCATACATTAAGAGATGTAGCATGCCAATAGAATGTAAGCCTCCCACCTAACTCCATTTACTCTTAGATTGAATTGGAGAGTTTTTTCTTGGGATATTTTATCAAAACTTAAATCCACAATAACCTTTATTGTTGTTTTCAATAGGTAAAATGCAACTTTGTGAGtccatttcataattcaattagATATTTTACATTTGTATCTATTATGTACCTAAGAATGTGATATTATAACATATTTGGGTGGATGAATATACCAACATTAGGCACACATACCTTAAGTTAGTTATACTAGGTCATGTGAATAATTTGTGTGATTAATTATATCAAGAGTTGAGTAGGCCTTCATTAGGATTACTTCTTCACTGTATTATTAGAAGGTGATTATCATTGTAACATATGTGTGAAGTATGATATTGTAATTGGGATCTCTTGGAGATATAGCATGGAGTGGCTTCTTCCTTATGGGTTATTGTATGGTTTTACCCCACGTCAAGGAAAATtactttatttttatatatattagttATTAGAGAATCTTGGCAAATAAATATCTTGTATTGTGTGATAgatctatatttttcattatatTATTTCATTATTATATGTGTGTATCTTACCAAGTGGTATCAGAACTATGATTTGGGCCAAGGTGGACAAAACACTAGTTTTTGAAGATTTGCCTACATCTACCAAATggcttgaaaaaaattaaaaaatcttcaaTTGAAATTTAAAGATCATATAAGGATGCTACAATCCAAAAATCAAGTTTTTATCATCAATATTTGTGACTTATtacaaatttatgtttttttttttatcaattcaaCTTCCAAGTTGCAAATCAAGGATTTGTTTCTAAATTTTTTACATGTTTGAAAAGCTCATAAAAATTCATTAGGGGtccattaattattatttttaagtaGAGGCTGACTAACCATTTATTGGTCATATCAAAGTTGGGTCAATTTATTTTGTAGAAtagtaatattaaaatatatttttcttaaaccCTAGTTTCAATGGACTTTTCTacttttgatggaagtggagatACATTAGAATGGTGGCACAAATATAAAATAGCtcattgtaaatattttgtatgaGAAATCTTTCTATTGGTGCTCAAGGGGTGAAGCTAAATAATGGTATGAACCATTGGATGAggatatttcttccttggatgaaATAGAACAAGTTTTCTTAGATAGATGAGCTCCAAAACACaaaaagagaaggaagaaaaaaattaagatgaagaagaggaggaaaataaggaagaggagaaagaagatgaagataagaggatgaaaatgaagaaaacaaggaagaaaataatgaaaaagaggaagaagaggaagaagaagataaataAGAGGAGGAATGATAtggagaacaagaaggaaacaatgtAGAGGAAGATGGATATGATACATTTACATGGAATTTAGCTTCAAGAAAGGAAGATTCAATCTTTCTTTTTCATGGATGCAAAAAGGAAAAGGCTATTCAAGTATAATTTTATGAACATAGAATTATCAAAGAAGATATATAATAAAATGACATCAATGATAGTCAGATATTAGGTTTGGATATTAAAAAATTGAATATTTAAAGCTCTCTATGGAAAATACattgttttgcattaaaaatttcATGCTATGGATATGGATGGATTGCAAATTGTTTTTGGTTATCCTTGGTTAAAATATTTGGGAACAATAATATCAATGTCCAAAAGAAGATCATGGATCTTTGGTATAAAAGGAAAAAAAACTACATTATAGGGTATTACACATAAAGAAGTCCAACGGAAAGTCAAGGAAGAGGGAGTCCAAGAATTTCATGAAGATTGTAAAAATGaattaaaggaaaagaaagaggattgtgatgttgagaaaaatgaagagaaaaaataTTTATATCAAGGAATCACTAAAATAAGTGGCAAAAAATGGTGAAGAATCAAAGAAGGTTCCTATGTTAGCAAGGCTATAGCATATAGGCATCCACATCATTGTGAGGGGAAAAAATCATGGAAAAATGAGAGTGCAAGGTACCAACAAGCCAATCACTATGGACCTATATTAAGGAACTTACTATGATAAGGAATGTAATCAAATGGGTACAAATAATATGTATCAAGGATGATATTTACActctaatacatttggactagatttccgactgaggtttccaacggagaaggtatattgtggccaaatttgatttttttttttttaaatgcttgaattcgtcgtaattccgacgacaatttgccatttggtttcaacaaagaaggcattagcaatgaaaattttcttttttttcaaaaaagtgttcgagttcgtcgtaattccgatgacaacggccattacttaaaaaaaaaaagagggcaattcatttgtgcattgcaatcctgcGTAGGCGTTCGTGGCGATTTCAACCCCCAacaacatcaaacccgcgtcgaaggcatttgtggcattgcttgcaatcccgcacaggaggtagattcttcaccttaatttcatgttgcaaaaaatataccattcaagagattcctTTTTTGtgcaaattgccctagtttttaatgcaaattggtcaatctcgtattcatattgattatccaatctcaggccgGATGGCTtctagtcaaaggtgtggttccctaaATGCATAATACCCTATAGGAATCCactcctcgtaaaaccatagaactgtgattgaggagtgagcgttcaattttgttgcaacaatcccttcctcccatatacgtgtgtgttgattgttcacatgagatcacatctctttgcaacattgtatcaaacaattcaGGAGCCTtatccatgtttccacattttacatacatgtcaagaagggcatttgcaagtacaacacctaacaaaattcctctatctgttatgctttgatggatgtccataccctgttccaaagctcccatttttgcacaggcagggaggatgctggcaaaggttgtggaatttagcTTTATGcctgccaatttcatttgcttgaaagtgtctaaagcctttttgacaaatccattttgtgcatatccaacaatcattgcagtccacaagacaacatttctttcaggcattctatcaaacagttcacgcgccttgtctatgcttccacattttgcatacatgtctaccagggcagttgcaactacaacatctgacaaaattcctctatcctttatgcttcgatgaatgtccataccctattccaaatctcccattttggcataggcagggaggatagtagcaatggtcgtggaatttggctttacacttgtcgattgcatttgcttgaaagtttctaaagccttctcaacaaatccattttgtgcatatttgGTAATCATtgtagtccaggaaaccacatttctttgaggcaatccgtcaaatagttctcgtgccttgtctatacttccacgttttgcatacatgtctaacagagcagttgcaactacatctgacaaaatgcCTCTatattttatgctttgatggatgtccataccttgttccaaagctcccattttggcacaggctgggagtacgctggcaaacgtaactaaagaattgcaatgatcagctccaaagacatcaaaccactactaacaaaaccaagagtctaaaatatgatagggaatagtgtgagttgtcctgaaataaaatattttattttcaatttcaactaaaacataattactcagccatttattaatgttattaataaatgtttaatttatgaaagagataaatggttggccacaagtacatgagttactaaatgcacacaaataagtgaatttgatattcaaaactatctacaatgaattcaattcttgtctattagtcatttatgtttgcaataagcatctttctttgtttttcttaatctttattcatagttatgtgcatatttcacattctataattaggatatcaattgctatggctgaacactagcatgatgtttgtgttgtggtatagatgcgtggaaacataattatgggattgttatattatagagatcataaatctagatatcgcatattagttatattatagagatcataaatctagagatcataaacacgatagagatactgatggagacttaattggatgtagcatgtcgcaccaaatttgttagagtatgctaagctagtacataatgtttcctaaagccacattagtattttacccagatcattatctaccaaaactaactatagtaatccttttgaggattcatttcatggtgctagatcttcatttagttccacttcttgttggagaaaagaacaattatttctttaggtagatgaatatcctatcaacaaaggacaagaccctttctacaatataacaaattctactccaacaaaaaatcatgggggtttcactagagatattgaataagagacagacttctactgctgcattaaaagcattggcatgttcttcatttattgatgtaaactctctatgacgccaccacaaccaacaaaggtgtaaaaagttgtttgcaatgcatggatttttaggattgtcctttgagaaaatataattaaagtatggaagcaggatctgccagctcctgagggaatcttgataaaaaataactgtaaaatatttgggtgagcttatatgcaaaaactcatgcttcctaatgggtttatgtatagaaataagcattaattaagtggtaaaggggcttcttgaaacaagagggacaaagaggcagtggaagtgaaaacttctggtgttgtgtctgctccatctcagaataggaatggcgaaggtgttgtaagaggagctgagaagggtgttggaagaagtgggggtgtttacattcccccatttaagttggctcaaatgatgaaagatgtggaagacaagagcagtgtggaataccagcgcatgacatgggatgccctttggaagagtatcaatgggctagtaaacaaggtaaatgcatctaacatcaagaacatcattccagagttatTTGCAGAGAAtatcatccatgggaggggtctattttgtaggtcttgtatgaaatcccaaatggcatcccctggatttacagatgtttttgctgcattggttgctgtggtaaatacaaaatttcctgaagttggcaatgtacttttgcaaagaattattttgtagcttaagagggcatacaaatgcaatgacaagcacatgttgagtAAATCTTAAGACAATGCAGGAGACTCctacattgttggatcgttcaacctttcattaagcaacaatataccaagctactCTGCCAGCTCcaaaatttgtattatcaaaagaGAAATTATAGGTCCAAAATTAGAAACCAATCTTAAGACACCCCTGTCTAATAAGGGAGTAAATCAATAGCCGAAATGAATCAATAAGAGGCCACAAAATAAGAAGGTATAAATAAAAGGGCTTATTTATATGGAGAAAAGAAGCATTAGAGAAGAGTTTTGCATCAACCAAGGGtagagataaaggaaaataaaCTTTTCTATACAATCCAAGGTCACCATTTCAGTGATATAAAGATAGAATAGTGCTTATGGATAGTTGACAACAATCACGAAGAATGAGAAGAAAGGATGTAAAAAAGATTGTCCTAAATCAAGTTGAAGAGAACACAAAGATGTAGTCTATGTAGTAGCACAAAGGGACAAAGCCAAATAAAACCTTCATTTTTTAAGCCAAATCAGTCTATGTAGGGCATTGAATAATAAATGTCAAGAATGTTGTTattttaacacataaagacactaagACATACATTCCTTAGGTCTGCAAAGATCTCATCATTAATATGCAGAATGTTGATGCCACATTCAACAATAATAAAGTTCCAAACACATAGATGTCATCCAAACATAGAGATCATGACAAATAGAAGTCATCATAACAAGACATCATGAGTAGCTACAACCATAGGACTCATAATGCAATGAACATTTTCAGTCCCAAAGCTTCTTTATAGTCATAAGATCATAAAGACAATTAAATCTATAAGAAAGGGTAGTATATTAGTGAAAGTCACAATGAAAAGGGACATAAGGGTAGCCAATAACATGAAGTGGAGGCTTCCAAACAATGATCAGTACAACCTACCCTAGAACTACAATCATAGCACATGAACAATGCCACATTTTCAACAAGTGCAGAGATGAAAAAATATTTGTGTGCCTTAAGAGTAGTGACATATTCATGCGCCTTAAGAGTAGTGACCCGTCACAAGTTATGCATAGAGGATCAATGCTAAGTATAGCCATGGAATGGTCACTGAAGACCTTATTCATGACAATGTCAATGAGCTTCTTGAGAGACTGAAGAAGAATTGAAGGATATATCAAGAAACAATCTTTTGACTATTAAAAAGGATAAAATTATGGTAGCAGTCATTGTCAAAGATGCCAAAGCAAGTATCATAGTGCATCAAACTATAATGACAGTGAGACAAAGAATCAAAAACAAAGACTAAAATTTTCAGTCAGAGTGATAACAGATAGAGCAAGCAACCCATAGTTGTTTCAATAGTTTGAAGAGAATTCCTTGAGAGAGAAAAATGCAAGCTCAAGTTGAAGAAGGATACAAGCATCAAGGCACTTAATATAAGCTAGGTAAATAGTGATTCTAAGCCTTTGATAGTAAGAGAAACCAAAAGGAATGTTGTGACAAAGATGTGTGATTAGAATAGGGTCTTCATAAGATTTAATAGTCATGACCAACATTGTAAAAATTCATCAAAGTGGCCTTAGTATACTTCAAGGATAGTCAAAGAAGCCTATGATAGTATTAAAGGGATGGTGACAACATGTGCATCTAGTAGACAATAGCCTTTTAAAGGTCATAGAAGTCATGTCATGGTTCCATGAAAGACGAAGATAGCTCCGTGATAAAGAGTCTCAGTCATACCCAAGTTCAAAATAAAGTTTCCAACCTCAATAAAAAACATACATCATTGTGAAATTTTCCATAAGATATCtctatgaatggtcaaaagacaatgCTCACAATATCATGACACTCACAAATTCTGCAATCATGAGAACAGATATAAAGATCAAAATATTGTTGCCCATATTAGTTAAATAATAGTCTATTTGACTGTCATGGGTTGAATAGAAATATAGGTCTAAAAGGGCTTCAAGGAGCAATCATCCATAGTAATTATGCAAGATGATCATGAAGGCAATTAGACATCAGtcaacttaatatcttatacaaggattgcataccacaaagccattagatatgttttgagatgaaaaagaagagttagatggttttggttcaatggtgataatttctattttcaagtaatttgattcggtatattatactgaaatgtgatttcataactaacatttcaacttctatataactagttctatagcccatttttcttgcctgtgaagaaagaccatgtcagacaatatcagcaaacaacaaaataaggagacaattgctagattgtggtctaacttgaaaagaaaaggtgatggaaaatgttattgtccgtgcaaaatttgtaaggggttaaagactagaagacttctaatcaaaacaatgaagaaacattgtaggttgcatggtcacattgaaggtggacatgattatcatccaatggtaagtttttcattatatcgttttaacaatttatatacataataaatcatgtgatgatgagatcatgatcatggtttatttatgtttatcaattttatataggtcgagcaccccagaccacatggtatggatcaacacaactctgagaatatggttttcaaagtggatgaacatggaggtgtgaatatcaaagctaaagataattatcccatggaagatgacgatcatgagccagaaaacacaattgaagatgatggtacaaatacattgatccatgactcattcaGTACTCGTGcatctgatcatgatgatgaagatgaccttgatgttgttcatgatgtccctctacttgagaaggcatctgaggccttTCACGAAGGttcacaggcaactcttctctctattgtattgttgttggtgaacttgaaggttatgaatggtttatccaacataacaatgtcaagtatgttaaggtatgtcttatatgtcataataaactgtgaatcatgttgtaccattaatattctttatattaacaaattatatttttttgttgtagattgataggtgagtttttgttaccaccatcaaatattctacctcgctcatactgagaattatctgccgttatgaaagatattggaatggagtatcaagcaatagatgtttgtcccaatgatcatattatatatcacaaacaacatgaatttcgaactgaatgccctgaatgtcatatcagtagatatcgaacatatcaaataacaaaaagggttccttgcgaggttcttcgctatattcccattattccacgtatgcaacgattattcaagtgcactagcttggcacaatttatggattaccatgcacgcaatagaagtcgagatgacattattcgaatgtctgtggatggttcaacatttatggacatagaggaaaagtggccacactttaaagaagaacctcgtaatctcaagctttcattggcagcggacagtgtcaatccatttggagagaggagatctgtttacttagtgtggcttgttttttttatcaacaataacattcctccatggatgtcaataaagagggagcacatagtgttggcaatgattgctccaggtattttatcatttaaatgtagttgtctaaatttaattataaatattgcagtaaaatggtcataataattatgtaatgtttttgttcattcgattaggtaagtaccaagttaaagatatgaatgtatatatcgcgcctcttatcgacgagttgttggagttatggaatggtgtcactatgtatgatgtctctagaccaataggacaaagacaat is part of the Cryptomeria japonica chromosome 10, Sugi_1.0, whole genome shotgun sequence genome and harbors:
- the LOC131033923 gene encoding enoyl-CoA delta isomerase 2, peroxisomal, which codes for MCSLEKHKNIFILRMTGDGEHRFNPEFMDSIISAIAYVNQNAHQASAIIVTNDGKYFSNGLDLEWMSHDKEIRTRAVGDKFVELLAAVMGLKLPSIAAVCGHACAAGFIFALAHDYRFMRNDRGFLYMSEVDVGIIIPPSVMSVIRSKVDSRHLTEVMLGGLKYGAQEALGKGLVDSTHGSSDETLGTAINAAVELGKRKWKGEVYLGLRLGAFPEAAEKLGIRSVSVLASRL